TTTTATCTACGTGAACTATTAAAATGTATCTCACAAAAATGGATTTGTTTTTTACCAAAATCAATTTTTATTAAAGCATTATAAATATCTTTGAACCATGAGCATAACAACAAAACAAAATCACATAGGACGAAAAATAAGTCGTATTCGTGAACTTAGAGATATGAAGCAAGAAGCTTTAGCTCAGGCTTTAGGAACCAGTCAGCAAACTGTATCTGCAATAGAAAATAGCGAAACAATAGACGACACAAAACTTGCAGAAGTAGCAAAAGCACTTGGAGTAAGTGCCGAAGCAATAAAAAACTTTACAGAAGAAAATATGATAAGTTATTTTAATAATTTTTATGATAATAGTACCAGCACTGGAATAAATGGAATGTTCAATCCAACTCAATGTACATTCAATCCGTTAGATAAAGTTGTAGAACTTTACGAGCGTTTGGTTTTAGCAGAAAAAGAAAAAGTTGAATATTTAGAAAAATTATTAAAAGACAAATAAAAATCAACGATATAAAATTATAAAGAAATCCTAAGAAATTGCTTCTTGGGATTTTTTATGCTTTAAATATGTGACGTTTGCTACCGATATTTAATTCCTGCGGAATTTATTTCTCTGGATTAAATTAAAATCTTAAACTCAGAACCTTTGCCCCTTTGTTACTCTGAACCTTTGGACCTAAAAAAAATCACATTCCAGTTCGAATCGCTTCAACGGGATCTAAATTGGCTGCCGAAACAGCTGGAAGAATTCCCGAAATTAACCCGATAAGCGCCGCCAATCCTGTTCCTAAAAGTATATTTCCGAGACTTAAAACAAAATCAAAATCAAGTACTTTTGTTAGAATAAGGGCAATTCCCCAAACCATTAACAAACCAATAATACCGCCAATTACAGACAAAATTATTGCTTCAAACAAAAACTGAAACAGAATAAATTTGTTTTTTGCACCTAATGATTTTTGAATACCAATTAAATTGGTTCTTTCTTTTACCGAAACGAACATGATGTTAGCGATTCCAAAGCCTCCCACCAAAAGAGAAAAACCACTAATAATCCATCCTACAACATTCATCTGACCAATAATCCCGTCTATAAAATCTGTAAAACCAGAAAGGACATTAATAAAGAAATTATCCATTTCTCCTGCTTTTATACCACGGATAGCTCTTAATTTTTGCGCAATTTCAGCTTTATAAGCATCCATATCCACACCTTTTTCTGGTTTTAAAACAATAACCGGCGTCATTGAATCACTATCACCATACATTCGGCGTAAAAAATTAGCTGGCAGATAAACCGAAGTATCGTTACTATCTCCAAAAAAACCAGCGCCTTGTTTCGCCATTACCCCAATAACACTAAATCTTTGTCCATATAAGCGAATATTTTTTCCAATTGGATCACTGCCTCCAAAAAGACCATCGGCAACATCGTATCCTAAAACAATCACTGGAGTTCCTGAATTTGATTCGGATTCATTGTAAAATCTTCCTCTATCAAAACTTAATCCATCAATATCGACCATTTCGAAAGACGAAGGAATAATATTTACATCGGCAACGGTTTTAGAATCGTATTTTAAAGTTTCGTGATTTACAAAAAGCTGATATCCTACTTGCTCTGTATTATTCATGGAATTTTTTAATCCCACATATTCATCATACTTTACATTTGGGAACTGTTCTCTTTTCCATTGTGGAATTTCTGAAGGTCCAAAGTTAAACTTCATTAAATAAATCGTATTTTTATCTAAGCTGCTCAAATCTTTAGAGATTTTTTTATCTAAAGAATCAACGGCTGCCAAAACGGCTATAATTGAAAAAATACCAATTGTAACACCTAAAAGCGACAACAAAGTACGCAGTTTATTATTGCGCAGCGCATTGATGGCAAAACCTAAACTTTCTTTTAATAATCTTAGATAAAGAAGCATATAATTGTATTTTTCAATAAAGTAAAATTCAATAATTTAAAAACAAAAACCTAATAAAAGTTAACTTACTCATCAGTAGATTTTTTTACGAGAATGTTACACTAATTTTTTTAAAATAATATATAAAAAAACTACTTTTGCAGTCTGAAAATCATAACTACACAATGAGCACAACAAAAAAAATACAATCAGCGTTAATTTCTGTTTTTTCAAAAGATGGATTAGAGCCAATCGTTAGAAAATTACACGAGCAAAACGTAACACTTTACTCAACTGGAGGAACAGAAGAATTCATTAAAAACCTTGGAATTCCGGTAGTTCCAGTAGAAGATATTACATCATTTCCTGAAATTCTTGGCGGAAGAGTAAAAACACTTCACCCGAAAATTTTTGGAGGAATCTTAAACCGTCAGGATAACGAGAGCGATGTACAGCAAATGAAAGAATTTGACATTCCTCAAATTGATTTAGTAATTGTTGATTTGTATCCTTTTGAAAAAACTGTTGCTTCAGGTGCAAGTGAGCAAGATATTATTGAAAAAATTGACATTGGAGGAATTTCATTAATCCGCGCTGGTGCTAAAAACTTTAAAGACACTGTAATCGTAGCTTCTGTAAACGAATACAGCTTGCTTTTAGATATTATTACAGAACAAGACGGAAGTACAACTCTTGAAAACAGAAGATTGTTTGCTTCAAAAGCTTTCCATGTTTCATCTCACTATGATGGAGCTATTTTTAATTATTTCAATACTGACGAAACTATTTACAAAGAAAGCATTGCAAATGGTCAAGTTTTAAGATACGGTGAGAACCCTCATCAAAAAGGATTTTTCTTTGGCGATTTTGACGCTATGTTCAAAAAAGTGCACGGAAAAGAATTATCATACAACAATTTATTAGATGTTGATGCTGCTGTAAATTTAATTGCTGAATTTAAAACAGACGGACCAACATTTGCTATTCTAAAACACAACAATGCTTGTGGTTTGGCTTCAAGAAAAACAATCAGCGAAGCCTATTTAGCCGCTTTAGCTTGTGATCCAACTTCTGCTTTTGGTGGAGTTTTGATTTCAAACACAAAAATTGATTTAGAAACGGCACAAGAAATCAATAAATTATTCTGCGAAGTGGTAATCGCACCATCATATGATGATGAAGCAATCACAGTTTTACAAGAAAAGAAAAACAGAATTATTTTAGTTCAAAATGAAGTTGAATTACCATCTCGTCAAGTAAGAACTTGTCTTAACGGATTGTTAATTCAGGACAGAAATAATATTACAGATAATAAAGAGCATTTAAAAACCGTTACAGTTACAGAACCTACTGCTCAAGAGATCGAAGATTTGATCTTTGCTTCTAAAATCTGCAAGAATACAAAATCAAACACTATTGTATTTGCTAAAAACGGAACATTGATTTCTTCTGGTACAGGTCAGACTTCAAGAGTTGACGCTTTAATTCAAGCTGTTGACAAAGCAAAGGCTTTTGGATTTGATTTAAACGGAGCTTCGATGGCAAGTGATGCATTTTTTCCATTTCCGGATTGTGTAGAATTAGCCAAAAAAGCAGGAATAACTGCTGTAATTCAGCCAGGAGGTTCGATAAAAGACGAATTAAGCATAAATTATTGCAATGAAAACAATCTTGCAATGGTATTTACAGGAACACGTCATTTTAAACATTAATTTGTTTAACTTTGTTCGATAAATTATTTTATAACATTTTAAACCCCTAAAAAACTTATGGGATTTTTTGATTTCATGACCGAGGATATTGCGATAGACCTTGGAACCGCAAACACTTTAATCATTCATAATGATAAAGTTGTTATTGATAGTCCGTCTATCGTTGCACGTGATAGAGTATCTGGCAAAATCATTGCTGTTGGTAAAGAAGCCAACATGATGCAAGGTAAAACACATGAAAACATCAAAACTATAAGGCCTTTGAAAGATGGTGTAATCGCTGATTTCGATGCTTCGGAAAAAATGATCAATATGTTCATTAAAAGTATTCCTGCATTGAAAAAAAGAATGTTTACCCCAGCTTTACGTATGGTTGTGTGTATTCCTTCTGGTATTACTGAAGTGGAGATGAGAGCGGTGAAGGAATCTTGTGAGAGAGTAAATGGTAAAGAGGTTTATTTGATCCATGAGCCAATGGCAGCGGCAATTGGTATTGGTATCGACATTATGCAGCCTAAAGGTAACATGATTGTGGATATTGGAGGTGGTACAACTGAAATTGCAGTTATCGCATTAGGCGGAATTGTATGTGATAAATCTGTAAAAATTGCAGGTGACGTTTTCACAAATGATATCGTATATTACATGCGTACACAGCATAACCTTTTCGTAGGAGAAAGTACCGCAGAAAAAATTAAAATTCAAATTGGAGCGGCTATCGAAGATTTAGATGGACCACCAGAAGATATGTCTGTTCAAGGTAGAGATTTGCTTACTGGTAAACCAAAACAAGTTGATGTTTCTTACCGTGAAATTGCAAAAGCATTAGACAAATCGATTCAGCGTATTGAAGATGCGGTAATGGAAACATTATCTCAAACTCCACCTGAGTTAGCTGCCGATATCTACAACACTGGTATTTATTTAGCTGGTGGAGGATCAATGTTAAGAGGTCTTGACAAACGTATTTCTCAAAAAACAGATTTACCGGTTTACATTGCCGAAGATCCATTAAGAGCAGTTGTACGCGGAACAGGAATGGCTCTTAAAAACATTGCAAAATTTAAAAGCATCTTAATTAAATAAGATCTAAAATAACAATCAATTTACTTTTATAAGGGTCGGATTTTTAATATTTGACCCTTGTAAAATCTGAAACCTTAAAGCATATCCTGAAACAAAATAACCAGACAAGAAATGCAGCAAATTTTTAATTTCATTATAAGAAACAGTAATCGATTGCTGTTTTTGCTGCTTTTAGGTATTTCGTTGACGCTCACAATTCAATCGCATTCTTACCACAGAAGCAGAGTAATCAGTTCGGCTAATTTTCTAAGCGGAGGTGTTTATGAAAGAATTAATCGTGTAAACGAATATTTGAATTTAAGAGCCGAAAATGATGAACTTGTATTAGAGAATGCAAGGTTAAAAAGTCTTTTATTTAATAAAGAAGACACTACCAAAGCACCGCTACCTGATAGTATTAAAGGGGTAAAACCAGCAGATATCATCGTTTCCAAGGTAATTCATAACTCATACAATACACACGAAAACTATATCACATTAAATTCCGGAAGAAATGAAGGAGTTAAACAAGATATGGGAGTAATTAACAGTTTAGGAATCGTGGGTGTTATAGACAATACTTCTCCAAATTACTCAACTGTAGTAAGTATTTTGAATATGAAGTCTCAGATTAATGCTAAAATCAAAAAATCAAATCATTTTGGTTCTCTTACCTGGGACGGAAAAAGCACAGGATTTGTACAGCTTGAAGATGTCCCTAGATTAGCATCTATCAGAAAAGGTGATACTATTGTTACGGGAGGACAATCTGTAATTTTCCCTGAGGGAATCAACATTGGTACAGTAGATAAAATCTTTATTAAAAAGAACACCAGTTACTACGTCATAAATGTTAAATTATTTAATGACATGACGAATCTAGGACACGTTTACATAATTAAAAGTAAAGACAGAGAAGAACTTATTAATCTAGAAAACAAAAGCAAAGAAAAAAATGAATAGCGCTTTGTTAGTAAATATTTTTCGTTTCATTATACTGCTGGCAGTTCAAATTGTTATTTTCAATAACATGAATTTTCTAGGATACATAAGCTCATTCCCTTATATTTTATACATCATATTATATCCAGTAAACAGTAATAGAGCTGGTTTGATTATTTCGAGTTTCTTATTAGGGCTGGTAATGGATATGTTTTGTAATTCGGGAGGAACTCACGCAACAGCTTGCTTAATATTATCGTATTACAGACCTTATATTTTCAAGTTCTCTTTCGGATTAAGTTATGAATACCAAACCATTAAACTAAACGAATCATTAACACCAGAACGGTTTTCATTTATTCTGGTCTCGGTTTTATTACATCATATTGTACTGTTTACATTAGAAGCATTTCAGTTTAAGTTCATTATCGATGTATTGCTCCGAACACTCTTTAGCACCATTTTTACTATTATCACTTCAATTATAATAATTTATCTTATTAAGCCCAATAAACGATGAGAAAAGTCTTGCTGCCCTCTTTAATTATTATTGCAGCGTCTTTGCTAGTGATTCGGATATTCTATCTGCAGATTGTCGACGATTCATTTAAATTGAAATCAGAAAATAATGCGATAAAAAAGGTCTACGACTACCCGGAACGAGGTTATATTTATGATCGAAATGGCAAACTTATGGTTGCCAATCAAGCTTCTTATGACATCATGGTAATCCCAAGAGATATCAAAGAAGATCTTAATGTGGCCGAATTTTGCGCACTTTTAAATATTACAAGAGAAGAATACGATAAACGAATTGCAAAAGCAAAAGTTTATAGTCCGAGACTTCCATCTGTATTTTTATCTCAGTTAAATAAAAACGAATTTGCTGCTTTTCAAGAGAAAATCAGAAAATACGAAGGTTTCTACTTCCAGAAACGTTCTCTTCGTGATTACGAAGTAGATTATGGCGCGAATATTTTTGGTTTCATTACGCAGGTAAACGAAAAACAAATTGCACAGAATCCGTACTATAACAGCGGGGATTTAATTGGAAAACAAGGTGTAGAAGAAAGTTATGAAGAAATTTTACGCGGTATAAAAGGTGTAAAATACATTCAGAAAGACAAATACAACCGTGAAATTGGCCCTTATAAAGAAGGACGATACGATACGATTGCCGTTGCTGGAGAAGATATCAATTTAACTATTGATGCAGAACTTCAAAAATACGGAGAAGAATTAATGATTAATAAAAGAGGTGGAATTGTAGCAATCGAGCCTAAATCAGGGGAAATTCTTGCTTTAGTTACAGCTCCTTCTTATGATCCGGGAATTTTAGTTGGAAGACAAAGATCTAAAAACTACACGCTTTTATATCATGATTCTATCGCCAAACCATTATATGACAGAGGACTTTTAGCAGAATATCCTCCGGGTTCTCCATTTAAAATTTTAACTGGACTAGTGGCTTTACAGGAAGGCGTTGTAAACGAACAAACGACTTTTATGTGTCATCACGGATTTAGTTATGGAGGCGGACGTTTTATGAAATGCCACGGTTTTGGACCTCATCAGCTTCATAATGGAATTTACAATTCTTGCAACACCTACTTTGGCCAAGCTTACATGTTGACCATAAACAAATATGCAGATCCTGGAAAAGCGGTTGACGTTTGGAGTGATCACGTAAAAAGTTTTGGTTTAGGACAATTTATGGGATATGATTTACCAACAGGTAAAAGAGGAAATATTCCAACATCAAAAACATATAAAAGAATTTATCCTAATGGCGGATGGAGAAGTTCAACGATTGTATCTAACGCGATTGGACAGGGAGAGGTCTTAATGACGCCGATTCAGCTTGCAAACATGATGGCAACTGTTGCAAATCAAGGATATTATTACACGCCTCACATCATTAAGAAAATTGAGGGTAAGAAAATTGATGCTAAGTTTACCACAAAACATACGACTACGATTGACCAGAAATATTTCCCTCCAGTTATCAGCGGTTTGTTTGATGTATATAACAAAGGAACAGCTTATGCACTTAAAGTAAACGGAATTGATATTTGCGGAAAAACTGGTACTGCTGAGAACTTTGCTAAAATTAATGGTAAAAGAACACAGCTTAAAGACCACTCTATTTTCGTAGCATTTGCTCCAAAAGATAATCCAAAAATTGCTATTGCAATCATGATTGAAAACGGAGGTTTTGGTGCCAACGTAGCCGGACCTATTGCGAGTTTAATGATAGAGAAATATCTGAGACATAAAATTACGAGAACAGATCTTGAAACAAGAGTTTTAAACAAAAGTTTGGCTGCTGAATATGCTAAACTGGGCGGAATGAACGAAGCTAGCAAAATTGAATCGGTACCAAAAGATTCTATTTTACAAGCAAAAATCGTAAAACCAAAAACCGAAGCTCCTAAAACTGAAGCTAAGAAAACAACAATAGACACTACTAAACAGAACTAAGAAAGATTATTTCAAATGAAAAATCAAAGTGTAAAAAATAATATTGATTGGATAAGTGTCTTTATCTACATTGCGTTGGTAACTTTAGGCTGGCTGAATATCTATTCATCTTCTCTATTATCAACTGACGGCACTTATCAAAAACAGCTGATTTTCATTGGATGTACCATTCCTTTAATTTTTGTTGTGCTTTTTGTTGACGGAAAATTTTATGAAAAATACGCCAGTATAATTTTCGGTGTTTCTCTTTTGTCCTTAGCCGGATTATTTCTTTTTGGAAAAACAATTGCAGGTCAGCGATGCTGGTACGCTATTGGAAGTTTTACCCTTCAGCCTTCAGAGTTTGCAAAAGCCGCAACTTCATTGGCATTGGCCAAATATTTAAGTGACACTCAAATAAATTTAAAAGAAACCAACAGGCAGCTGCAGGCTTTAGCAATCGTCTTTCTTCCAGTAATGCTAATTTTACCACAGCCTGACCCAGGAAGTGCTTTAATTTACAGCGTTTTCATTTTGGTTTTATTTAGAGAAGGACTTCCTTCGTGGTATGTATGGACAGGATTTATTACCATTTTATTATTCGTCCTTACACTCGTATTAGAACCATATGTGGTTATTTTAATTTCACTTGGAGTACTATTGATTATTCATTTTAAAGGAAGAGCTGTAGACAGAAATATCATTTTAAGTGCTATTATGCTAGCGGTAATCTCTGGTTTTGTTCTTTCTGTTGATTATGTATTTGACAACGTTTTTAAACAGCACCACAGAGATCGTTTCAATATTTTATTGGGTAAAACCGTCGATATGAAAGGTATTGGATACAATACCAATCAATCTGAAATTGCGATTGGATCTGGAGGATGGCTTGGAAAAGGCTTCCTAGAAGGTACGCAGACAAAAGGAGGTTTCGTGCCAGAACAACATACAGATTACATCTTTACAACCGTTGGAGAAGAATGGGGTTTTGTTGGCTCTTTAGTCGTTATCTTGCTTTTCACTTGTCTGTTTTTAAGAGTAATTTATTTAGCTGAAAGACAGAAAACAAAATTCAGTCGGGTTTACGGATATTGTGTTGCCGGAATTCTGTTTATACATTTCTTCGTTAACATTGCCATGGTTATTGGTATTTTCCCAACAATTGGGGTTCCTCTGCCCTTCTTTTCTTATGGAGGTTCTGGACTCTGGGGATTCACCATTTTGCTGTTTATCTTCTTAAAAATGGATGCTAATAAGGTAAATGAATGGTAATCTTGAATACCAATATTTAAATTCCAAATTCCAATTGACTTACTATATAGGAGATTTAAAAATCTCTTTTTAGACAAATAATTTTATCTGTTTCACCAACAGATTGACATAAAAAAATCCCCGAAGTAATACTTCGGGGATTTTTATTTTTATGATATTTTATATTTGCTCTGTTGGTTTTTTCTTTAAAAGCTTAAGTAAAACCGGGAATGTAGAGATGATGATAATAACTATAATAATAACTTCAATATGCTCTTTTAAATCGATTCCTTGTTCTAAAAAGACACCATATAAATAATGTCCCGAAAAGATCAAAATAAACGACCACAAAAAAGAACTCAAAATATTATAGAACATAAACTTCTTTTTATCCATCGAAACAATTCCTGCAATTATAGGTGCAAATGTTCTGAAGATTGGCAGAAAGCGAGCATAAATAATAGCTTTTCCGCCGTATTTTTCGAAGAAATCTTTAGATTGTAAAAGGTATTTTTTCTTAAACCAGAAAGTATCTTCTTTCTTAAATAAGTAATAACCGCTTTTTGCTCCAAACCAGTAACCTGTCATGTTACCTAATACTCCCATTAAAGCTACTGCAGTAGAAAGCAAAAATACATTTATGAAATCACCTGGGATATAAACAACATTTTGAATTAAATCTCGGCTATAAATACCTGCTAAAAAAAGTAAACTGTCCCCTGGAAGGAAAAAGCCTGCAAAAAGTCCTGTTTCTGCGAATACAATAAACAGAACAATAAATAACCCAATCTGAACACCTCCGATACTTAAAGTTATATAAAATTCAGGGTTTAGTAACTGGGTCCATTGAAAGTTATTCATAAAATGAGTTTGGTTATACGTATCAGCTTGTGAAATTAACGATTATTTATTTTAACAACAATTAAAAGCAGTATTTTAAAGATAAATTAACTATTAAAAAAGCCCAAGTATCAACTTGGGCTTCTAAAAAATTATTGTTCTCTTTCGTATTTGCAGCAAGAATGTAAATTATTATAATCTGTATCTGTCGCTTTTACTTCCTTTGTATCGTGTCCGGCCTTTGCAACTGCCATATTTAAATCTTTTGTAGAAGATTTTTCTTCATTCAAAATAACACTCAGCTGGTGGGTGCTTACATCCCAAGAAGCAGTTTTTACACCTGGAACACCAAATGCGGCTTTTTCAATTCGTTTTTTGCACTGTTCGCAATTTCCGTTTACTTCTGTCGTGTATTTTAAATTCTTATTTTTTTTAGTTTGAGCCTCAGCCGTAAATCCTAAAAAACTAATTATCGCTATTAAAATTAAATTCTTCATTTTGTATCTATTTAGTGTGTAAAATTAATATTCTTTATTTGATTTTGAATCGTAATCCTGCATAATACATCTGTCCGAAAATTGGAGCGTATGCTACAGAAGCATCAAAGTTTGGACCGAATGGATCATTAGCGCCTAAAATTGCTTTTTGCTGTTTATAATTACCGATGTTCTCTCCTCCTATATATACTTCAAAAACAGGAGAAAAAATTCGTGTAACCTGAGCATTCATTACAGCATACGAAGGTGAAAAATCAGGAAACTGATCCTCAGCAGGATTAGAAGCCGTGTAAGGAAGCTGTTGTTTCCCAGACCAGTTAAATGTATAGTCGAATTTCCATTGTTTTCCTTCATCACTTGCAGTCGTTTCGTATTCTAAATTCCCCAAAAAACGATGTTTTGCTTGAAGCGGACGCTGGAAAGTTCCTCTCAAATAATCCGTCTGGATATCATAATATTTATAAGCTGTTCTCAAATTCAAATTTTGAATCAACTCATAATTAAATTCAACCTGCAGACTGTTGGCAAAAGAGCTTCCTTTCAGATTGTAAAACAAAACATCCTGCGGACTTTGCATAATATCTACTATCGCCTGATTTTGAAAATCGGTTCGGTATAAATCAAAACCAGCTTCGGCATTTTTATTAAATAGTTTGAATTTCTGAGAAAAACTGATTCCGTAATTCCATGCAATTTCTGGATTTAGCCCATATACTTTTCCATTATTATCTAAAATTGAAAAAGTTCTTGAACTGGCAAATAACTGCTGATTTTCGGCAAAAATATTAGCCGAACGTTTGCCTCTTCCAGCAGAAAAACGAAGTACTCCATTTTTCCAAGGATTGTAACGAACATGTAAACGCGGCGTTACAAAAAATCCTAATCGGTTGCTGTTGTCTACTCGTCCACCTAAAATTACACTGAAATTATCGGTATTATCATAGGTATATTCAAAGAAAGCTCCAACAGAATTATCAATTCGGCTGTAATCCACAATATTCACAAACTCTTGATATTGATCGTATGTAAAATTCAAACCCGTTGTGAATTTATGCATCGTATTATTAATAATCGAATTGAAAATCAAATTCGAATAGAAACTGTTTTGCCTGATATCATAGAGATTTAAACCAAAATAAGAATCTTGTTTGTGGCTGTTAAATGAGTTTTGAAAACCAATACTCTGATACGGCATATCAGGAAAAACATAACCAATTTTTGTAGAAACATCAAAACGTTCTGTATTGATTTCTGATCCCCAGTGATTGGTTGTACCACGATCACGATCTTTATCAAAATCAAGTTCTCCAGTTTGTTTTTTATCATTCATATATCGGAAATTGATAAAACTCACCAGTCCGCTTTCGGCATCATAATATTGGTACCGATTTAAAACATTGATTTGTTTTCCTAGCGGATTATCCAAGAAACCGTCGTTGTTCATATCATTTTTGGCGACACGTGCATTTCCATGAACGAATAAACTTGTGGCCCATTTATCTGATAATTTTTTATTGAAATGTGTATTCAATTCAAATCTTGAATCGGTAGCACCATACGCATTTAGAAAAAACGGAATGTCGTTTAATGGTTTTAGAAGTTCTGTATTAATTTGTCCAGAAATACTTTCATAACCATTGATAACGCTTCCTGCACCTTTGGTAATCTGAACACTTTCAATCCATGTTCCCGGTGTAAAAGACAATCCGTAAGCCTGTGAAGCACCTCGCACAGAAGGAATATTTTCTTCTGTAATCATTAAATACGGGCTTGTAAGCCCTAACATTTTGATTTGTTTTGTTCCTGTTAATGCATCCGAAAAATTGACATCAATAGACGGATTCGTTTCAAAACTTTCTGCCAGATTACAACAAGCTGCTTTTAAAAGCTCTTTACTCGTAATTAATGAAGTATTGGCTGTAAGTGTATAGGATTTTTTAATTCCTTTTTGCTTTTTTGTGATTTTTACTTCTTCCAGATTTTCTTGTGAAAACATAGGAACAGAAAGCAAAAACACCACAAAAAGCATGATATTTTTTTGCATAAAAAAAGACTTTAATGTTGTTTAGATTTTTGAATGCTGTTTCTCAAAATAAGAAACACACAAACATTACATTTCAAGCCACACGAAATGACTTGATTCTAAAACATTAAAATCAGGAATAAAAAATATACTGGTGATATAATTTGAATAAGGGGGGCGCATTCGCATCAGAATAATACGAAATAATCTGACTGCTTTTAAAATTCGGAACCGATAAAAAAGCAATTGGTTTGTATTCTTCAATTACAGCAGGAAATGCTAACTGAAAGAAGAAGATTTTTAAAGTCGCATCATCTGATTTTTTCTCAAAATGAACCACTTTATCTTTACAGCAGGAGGATACTTTTTCTTTTTCACCGCAACATTTTTTCTCTGGTTTAGCAGAAACGCTGGTATTTAAAGATACAGAAGCAATTTTTCCTCCACAATAATGCACATCAAAAGCAAACCCTATGTTGGAAACCAACAAGAGAAAAGCCAATAGTAAAACAGTGCATTTTTTCATACTGCAAATATATCTAAAGATTCTGCGATAAACTCTAATGAAATGTTATTTTTTTGAATTTTGAAGCTGGTAATAAAATGCCGGAATAAACAAAAGCACAAATATGGGCTGAATGATAAATCTTCGCACATAAAACAAAAGCCAATTGCTATTTGGGAAGTATTCTATAATTATAAAAAACGCCGCAAAAAGCAAAATCGAAAAAACAGAATATAAAATAGCCGTAAAATTTAAAATTCCTTTATCCTGAAAAAGTGTATAAATTAAAATCAGAGATAAAATTGTATTTAAACCAAAGCGAAATATCAAATTATAAAAAAGCTTAAAAGAGTCAACTTCAGGCAACGGCACATTCGTAAATTCTGATTCGAAATATTCTAAAAAAGGATCGTAAAACAATGAATTTTCGAATGT
This is a stretch of genomic DNA from Flavobacterium endoglycinae. It encodes these proteins:
- the mrdA gene encoding penicillin-binding protein 2, whose protein sequence is MRKVLLPSLIIIAASLLVIRIFYLQIVDDSFKLKSENNAIKKVYDYPERGYIYDRNGKLMVANQASYDIMVIPRDIKEDLNVAEFCALLNITREEYDKRIAKAKVYSPRLPSVFLSQLNKNEFAAFQEKIRKYEGFYFQKRSLRDYEVDYGANIFGFITQVNEKQIAQNPYYNSGDLIGKQGVEESYEEILRGIKGVKYIQKDKYNREIGPYKEGRYDTIAVAGEDINLTIDAELQKYGEELMINKRGGIVAIEPKSGEILALVTAPSYDPGILVGRQRSKNYTLLYHDSIAKPLYDRGLLAEYPPGSPFKILTGLVALQEGVVNEQTTFMCHHGFSYGGGRFMKCHGFGPHQLHNGIYNSCNTYFGQAYMLTINKYADPGKAVDVWSDHVKSFGLGQFMGYDLPTGKRGNIPTSKTYKRIYPNGGWRSSTIVSNAIGQGEVLMTPIQLANMMATVANQGYYYTPHIIKKIEGKKIDAKFTTKHTTTIDQKYFPPVISGLFDVYNKGTAYALKVNGIDICGKTGTAENFAKINGKRTQLKDHSIFVAFAPKDNPKIAIAIMIENGGFGANVAGPIASLMIEKYLRHKITRTDLETRVLNKSLAAEYAKLGGMNEASKIESVPKDSILQAKIVKPKTEAPKTEAKKTTIDTTKQN
- the rodA gene encoding rod shape-determining protein RodA, with the protein product MKNQSVKNNIDWISVFIYIALVTLGWLNIYSSSLLSTDGTYQKQLIFIGCTIPLIFVVLFVDGKFYEKYASIIFGVSLLSLAGLFLFGKTIAGQRCWYAIGSFTLQPSEFAKAATSLALAKYLSDTQINLKETNRQLQALAIVFLPVMLILPQPDPGSALIYSVFILVLFREGLPSWYVWTGFITILLFVLTLVLEPYVVILISLGVLLIIHFKGRAVDRNIILSAIMLAVISGFVLSVDYVFDNVFKQHHRDRFNILLGKTVDMKGIGYNTNQSEIAIGSGGWLGKGFLEGTQTKGGFVPEQHTDYIFTTVGEEWGFVGSLVVILLFTCLFLRVIYLAERQKTKFSRVYGYCVAGILFIHFFVNIAMVIGIFPTIGVPLPFFSYGGSGLWGFTILLFIFLKMDANKVNEW
- a CDS encoding DedA family protein yields the protein MNNFQWTQLLNPEFYITLSIGGVQIGLFIVLFIVFAETGLFAGFFLPGDSLLFLAGIYSRDLIQNVVYIPGDFINVFLLSTAVALMGVLGNMTGYWFGAKSGYYLFKKEDTFWFKKKYLLQSKDFFEKYGGKAIIYARFLPIFRTFAPIIAGIVSMDKKKFMFYNILSSFLWSFILIFSGHYLYGVFLEQGIDLKEHIEVIIIVIIIISTFPVLLKLLKKKPTEQI
- a CDS encoding heavy-metal-associated domain-containing protein is translated as MKNLILIAIISFLGFTAEAQTKKNKNLKYTTEVNGNCEQCKKRIEKAAFGVPGVKTASWDVSTHQLSVILNEEKSSTKDLNMAVAKAGHDTKEVKATDTDYNNLHSCCKYEREQ
- a CDS encoding TonB-dependent receptor plug domain-containing protein translates to MQKNIMLFVVFLLSVPMFSQENLEEVKITKKQKGIKKSYTLTANTSLITSKELLKAACCNLAESFETNPSIDVNFSDALTGTKQIKMLGLTSPYLMITEENIPSVRGASQAYGLSFTPGTWIESVQITKGAGSVINGYESISGQINTELLKPLNDIPFFLNAYGATDSRFELNTHFNKKLSDKWATSLFVHGNARVAKNDMNNDGFLDNPLGKQINVLNRYQYYDAESGLVSFINFRYMNDKKQTGELDFDKDRDRGTTNHWGSEINTERFDVSTKIGYVFPDMPYQSIGFQNSFNSHKQDSYFGLNLYDIRQNSFYSNLIFNSIINNTMHKFTTGLNFTYDQYQEFVNIVDYSRIDNSVGAFFEYTYDNTDNFSVILGGRVDNSNRLGFFVTPRLHVRYNPWKNGVLRFSAGRGKRSANIFAENQQLFASSRTFSILDNNGKVYGLNPEIAWNYGISFSQKFKLFNKNAEAGFDLYRTDFQNQAIVDIMQSPQDVLFYNLKGSSFANSLQVEFNYELIQNLNLRTAYKYYDIQTDYLRGTFQRPLQAKHRFLGNLEYETTASDEGKQWKFDYTFNWSGKQQLPYTASNPAEDQFPDFSPSYAVMNAQVTRIFSPVFEVYIGGENIGNYKQQKAILGANDPFGPNFDASVAYAPIFGQMYYAGLRFKIK